A section of the Paralichthys olivaceus isolate ysfri-2021 chromosome 14, ASM2471397v2, whole genome shotgun sequence genome encodes:
- the LOC109635107 gene encoding ubiquitin-conjugating enzyme E2 D4-like isoform X2 has product MFPQCQELNDLQRDPPASCSAGPVGEDMFHWQATITGPNDSPYHGGVFFLTVHFPTDYPFKPPKISFTTKIYHPNINSNGSICLDILRSQWSPALTVSKVLLSICSLLCDPNPDDPLVPDIAHTYKADRERYNKLAREWTYKYAM; this is encoded by the exons ATGTTTCCTCAGTGTCAG GAGTTGAATGACTTACAGAGAGATCCCCCAGCTTCATGTTCAGCTGGCCCTGTAGGAGAGGACA TGTTTCACTGGCAAGCTACCATCACAGGACCG AATGACAGTCCATATCATGGAGGAGTGTTCTTCCTTACTGTCCATTTCCCCACTGACTATCCCTTTAAACCACCAAAG ATTTCCTTTACAACGAAAATCTATCACCCAAACATAAACAGCAATGGTAGCATCTGCCTTGACATCTTGAGGTCGCAGTGGTCACCTGCACTTACAGTGTCAAAAG ttttactatCCATATGCTCTTTGCTATGTGACCCAAATCCAGATGATCCATTAGTCCCAGACATTGCACACACCTACAAAGCGGACAGAGAAAG GTACAACAAACTAGCCAGGGAATGGACCTACAAGTATGCAATGTGA
- the LOC109635107 gene encoding ubiquitin-conjugating enzyme E2 D4-like isoform X1: MALKRIQKELNDLQRDPPASCSAGPVGEDMFHWQATITGPNDSPYHGGVFFLTVHFPTDYPFKPPKISFTTKIYHPNINSNGSICLDILRSQWSPALTVSKVLLSICSLLCDPNPDDPLVPDIAHTYKADRERYNKLAREWTYKYAM, from the exons ATGGCCCTGAAGAGAATACAGAAG GAGTTGAATGACTTACAGAGAGATCCCCCAGCTTCATGTTCAGCTGGCCCTGTAGGAGAGGACA TGTTTCACTGGCAAGCTACCATCACAGGACCG AATGACAGTCCATATCATGGAGGAGTGTTCTTCCTTACTGTCCATTTCCCCACTGACTATCCCTTTAAACCACCAAAG ATTTCCTTTACAACGAAAATCTATCACCCAAACATAAACAGCAATGGTAGCATCTGCCTTGACATCTTGAGGTCGCAGTGGTCACCTGCACTTACAGTGTCAAAAG ttttactatCCATATGCTCTTTGCTATGTGACCCAAATCCAGATGATCCATTAGTCCCAGACATTGCACACACCTACAAAGCGGACAGAGAAAG GTACAACAAACTAGCCAGGGAATGGACCTACAAGTATGCAATGTGA